A stretch of Aeromicrobium tamlense DNA encodes these proteins:
- a CDS encoding citrate synthase 2 — MTQVHHGLEGVVAFESEIAEPDKEGSALRYRGVDIDDLVGRVPFEKIWGLLVDGTYDPGLPPAEPYPIPVHSGDIRADVQSAIAQMAPVWGLRQLYDIETPEEVRDDLARTAVMVLSYVAQAARGLGKPMVPQSEIDKCDTIVERMLTRWRGEVNPDHAKAIDAYLVSAAEHGMNASTFTARVISSTGADVAAALSGAVGAMSGPLHGGAPSRVLGMIEQVEKTGDAEAYVKNLLDSGERLMGFGHRVYRAEDPRARTLRRTAKELAAPRAEVAEALEQAALKELRERRPDRVLETNVEFWAAIVLDFAEIPANMFTAMFTSARTAGWSAHILEQYKTGRLIRPSAIYTGPAERRADEVDGWNPAWGESKA; from the coding sequence ATGACTCAAGTGCACCACGGACTGGAAGGCGTCGTAGCGTTCGAGAGCGAGATCGCCGAACCCGACAAGGAAGGCTCCGCGCTCCGGTACCGCGGCGTCGACATCGATGACCTCGTCGGCCGCGTGCCGTTCGAGAAGATCTGGGGCCTGTTGGTCGACGGCACCTACGACCCGGGCCTGCCCCCGGCCGAGCCGTACCCCATCCCCGTGCACTCGGGCGACATCCGCGCCGACGTCCAGAGCGCGATCGCGCAGATGGCTCCCGTGTGGGGCCTGCGCCAGCTCTACGACATCGAGACCCCCGAAGAGGTCCGCGACGACCTCGCCCGCACCGCCGTCATGGTGCTCTCCTACGTCGCCCAGGCCGCCCGCGGCCTCGGCAAGCCGATGGTCCCCCAGAGCGAGATCGACAAGTGCGACACGATCGTCGAGCGGATGCTGACCCGCTGGCGCGGTGAGGTCAACCCCGACCACGCCAAGGCCATCGACGCCTACCTGGTCTCCGCCGCCGAGCACGGCATGAACGCGTCCACCTTCACGGCGCGCGTCATCTCCTCCACCGGCGCCGACGTGGCCGCCGCGCTGTCCGGCGCGGTCGGCGCGATGTCGGGCCCGCTGCACGGCGGCGCCCCGTCGCGCGTGCTGGGCATGATCGAGCAGGTCGAGAAGACCGGCGACGCCGAGGCGTACGTCAAGAACCTCCTCGACTCCGGCGAGCGCCTCATGGGCTTCGGCCACCGCGTCTACCGCGCCGAGGACCCCCGCGCCCGCACGCTGCGCCGCACCGCCAAGGAGCTCGCCGCGCCCCGCGCCGAGGTCGCCGAGGCCCTCGAGCAGGCCGCCCTCAAGGAGCTGCGCGAGCGTCGTCCCGACCGCGTCCTGGAGACGAACGTCGAGTTCTGGGCCGCGATCGTGCTGGACTTCGCCGAGATCCCGGCGAACATGTTCACCGCGATGTTCACCTCCGCCCGCACCGCCGGCTGGAGCGCCCACATCCTCGAGCAGTACAAGACCGGCCGCCTGATCCGCCCCTCGGCGATCTACACCGGTCCGGCCGAGCGCCGCGCCGACGAGGTCGACGGCTGGAACCCGGCCTGGGGCGAGTCCAAGGCCTGA
- a CDS encoding glycosyltransferase family A protein yields the protein MDVSTIRDLVDPFPDVHAASTRVFLGPANSAGQAGQWAKALGRLADDTWAISYRYCVTPHLAPAHLRVDSNLARYSIDWNPRLRDFVVESFTHVLIESNHALWSGPDLDFDNRAVVEELKAAGVSVAMVAHGSDVKIPSVYRHLHPDTQYEQLDPDLVDTLETIARRNVEDFAAFDGPTFVTSPVLIPFVPGSRWLPLTLDVERWTCDRPVLERARPVVVHSPSSAQKNSVWIDPVLQELHDEGVLEYRRLQGIPHDEMPDVIRDADIVVEQLGAGGYGVAACEAMAAGRVVVGTVDPTIRRHIKAVTGHDVPIVRATRETIAEVVRELVADPERSRRLGAEGVEYVNAIHDGRYAADVLRTWIDPEGEPLSDVRPAETPPEPDCTVIVAVHNTATYLPEALASLERQTIGLDALQLVLVDDGSTDDSGRILDEFAARHGDNVVVIHQPPSGTPAVPFNRGLERATGRYVFFLGSDDVLDDDALELLVGHADGWESDVVFGRMEPIGERAVPILIYRAGRVRDMDLYASRLPYNLSNTKLFRRELVERLGLRYREDMRQRCDQPFTLTAMVNARRISMIGDGATYHARERHDRSNVTYTADAAEKYASTEIVMETIADCIPPGPQRDHVMKRQFDNTIRGDLRDSLALRDDVERAFVFDRIEDLAQRYLTDNLFRRMHVIHRAIIAAALRRDVETTLALLQADEDKGRGVDLHVVDGRAHFAYPGFDPADAESRPAYEITYEKPVKRIASLFGRAKAQLDGTSVVITGRSRVRGAPTYAGRLVRDSSVPSEATHAKRPPQRGREIDAHLDTEAGTYRLTIDAGSLSERVYRPSIALQVGDLWYDVPLRFEGEHPLRTGLLRKRTIGVARADDAGHLVLDVE from the coding sequence ATGGACGTGAGCACGATCCGCGACCTCGTCGACCCCTTCCCCGACGTCCATGCCGCGTCCACGCGCGTCTTCCTCGGCCCGGCGAACTCCGCCGGTCAGGCGGGTCAGTGGGCCAAGGCGCTCGGCCGGCTGGCTGACGACACGTGGGCGATCAGCTACCGCTACTGCGTGACGCCCCACCTCGCGCCGGCACACCTGCGGGTGGACTCGAACCTCGCCCGCTACTCGATCGACTGGAACCCGCGCCTGCGCGACTTCGTCGTCGAGAGCTTCACGCACGTGCTGATCGAGTCGAACCACGCGCTGTGGAGCGGGCCCGACCTCGACTTCGACAACCGCGCGGTCGTCGAGGAGCTGAAGGCGGCGGGCGTGTCCGTGGCGATGGTGGCGCACGGGTCCGACGTGAAGATCCCGAGCGTCTACCGGCACCTGCACCCCGACACCCAGTACGAGCAGCTCGACCCCGACCTCGTCGACACCCTCGAGACGATCGCGCGCCGCAACGTCGAGGACTTCGCCGCGTTCGACGGGCCCACCTTCGTTACGAGCCCCGTCCTCATCCCGTTCGTGCCCGGCTCGCGCTGGCTGCCCCTCACGCTCGACGTGGAGCGGTGGACGTGCGACCGGCCGGTGCTCGAGCGCGCCCGGCCGGTCGTCGTCCACAGCCCGAGCTCGGCGCAGAAGAACAGCGTGTGGATCGACCCCGTCCTGCAGGAGCTGCACGACGAGGGCGTCCTCGAGTACCGGCGGCTCCAGGGCATCCCTCACGACGAGATGCCCGACGTCATCCGCGACGCCGACATCGTCGTCGAGCAGCTCGGCGCCGGCGGCTACGGCGTGGCCGCGTGCGAGGCGATGGCGGCCGGGCGGGTCGTGGTGGGCACCGTCGACCCCACGATCCGGCGTCACATCAAGGCGGTGACCGGCCACGACGTGCCCATCGTGCGCGCCACCCGCGAGACGATCGCCGAGGTCGTGCGCGAGCTCGTCGCCGACCCCGAGCGCTCGCGCCGGCTGGGCGCCGAGGGCGTGGAGTACGTCAACGCCATCCACGACGGGCGGTACGCCGCCGACGTCCTGCGCACCTGGATCGACCCGGAGGGCGAGCCCCTCAGCGACGTGCGTCCCGCCGAGACCCCGCCCGAGCCGGACTGCACCGTGATCGTGGCGGTCCACAACACCGCCACCTACCTGCCCGAGGCGCTGGCCAGCCTCGAGCGACAGACGATCGGCCTCGACGCACTCCAGCTCGTGCTGGTCGACGACGGCTCCACGGACGACAGTGGCCGGATCCTCGACGAGTTCGCCGCGCGCCACGGCGACAACGTCGTCGTGATCCACCAGCCGCCGTCCGGGACCCCGGCCGTGCCGTTCAACCGCGGCCTCGAGCGGGCCACCGGGCGCTACGTGTTCTTCCTGGGCTCCGACGACGTGCTCGACGACGACGCCCTCGAGCTCCTCGTGGGCCACGCCGACGGGTGGGAGTCCGACGTCGTCTTCGGCCGGATGGAGCCGATCGGCGAGCGCGCCGTGCCGATCCTCATCTACCGCGCCGGGCGCGTGCGCGACATGGACCTCTACGCGTCGCGGCTGCCCTACAACCTCTCGAACACGAAGCTGTTCCGGCGCGAGCTCGTCGAGCGGCTGGGCCTGCGGTACCGCGAGGACATGCGTCAGCGCTGCGACCAGCCCTTCACGCTCACCGCCATGGTGAACGCGCGCCGGATCTCGATGATCGGCGACGGCGCGACCTACCACGCGCGCGAGCGGCACGACCGGTCCAACGTCACGTACACCGCCGACGCGGCCGAGAAGTACGCCTCGACCGAGATCGTCATGGAGACGATCGCCGACTGCATCCCGCCCGGCCCGCAGCGCGACCACGTGATGAAGCGCCAGTTCGACAACACGATCCGCGGCGACCTGCGCGACTCGCTCGCCCTGCGCGACGACGTCGAGCGGGCGTTCGTGTTCGACCGGATCGAGGACCTCGCGCAGCGCTACCTGACCGACAACCTGTTCCGCCGGATGCACGTGATCCACCGCGCGATCATCGCTGCGGCGCTGCGGCGCGACGTCGAGACGACGCTCGCGCTGCTGCAGGCGGACGAGGACAAGGGCCGCGGCGTCGACCTCCACGTCGTCGACGGGCGTGCGCACTTCGCCTACCCCGGCTTCGACCCTGCCGACGCGGAGTCGCGCCCGGCGTACGAGATCACGTACGAGAAGCCCGTGAAGCGGATCGCCTCGCTCTTCGGTCGCGCGAAGGCCCAGCTCGACGGCACGTCGGTCGTCATCACCGGACGGTCGCGCGTGCGGGGCGCGCCGACGTACGCGGGTCGCCTCGTGCGCGACTCCAGCGTGCCCAGCGAGGCGACGCACGCGAAGCGACCTCCCCAGCGCGGGCGCGAGATCGACGCGCACCTCGACACCGAGGCAGGGACGTACCGGCTCACGATCGACGCGGGCTCGCTGTCGGAGCGCGTCTACCGCCCGAGCATCGCGCTGCAGGTCGGCGACCTCTGGTACGACGTCCCGCTGCGGTTCGAGGGCGAGCACCCGCTGCGGACCGGCCTGCTGCGCAAGCGCACGATCGGCGTCGCCCGCGCGGACGACGCCGGGCACCTCGTCCTCGACGTGGAGTGA
- a CDS encoding CDP-glycerol glycerophosphotransferase family protein produces MPDVGRVRRRVVAMVPERAKDRLRRALGRGPAPRPHARLAIRHDAGLIHYSGEFRDPVRVVALVVRPASRLDQVAVRLEQPASARFEFTLDPVQLWELGGRAAGRFDLFVEVEGSGTKRSELRLGRFDHTDTAAALDRIELEGAASPFGEQVHAWTHVTDQGNVSVRYAAEPIRRFEVEGTRLDVGPRGIATELLLKTFSRPASDIRLSLQWRFSGSTQEIPVQIVERDATATHGLYEYAISFDLMPDAVSDDEREGIIDPHLIMDLSGFDLPVRVPFAEKSFRHFRLRDLPVPTTGGGHVDQWVPYLTFRAKRLAFWSERFTVDNHRYLRRVSRWAWLMTPLRPFSGIWLVGEVPYKAQDNGFALFRWIRRNHPERRAYYVIDADSPDRDKVEPFGQVVTARSREHIRYTALASRFVGSHHAEYLHASRSPRLARHARGLRVFLQHGVTGMKNVRLNYGRLHMQEMPPDRVVVNSAAERQIFIEDLDFFPSQVAVTGFARYDSLFEGEPQVQRRLLVMPTWRDWLTSRESVLTSTYLANWLEFLNDPRIQGLQQQGVEILMVMHPNLRALVDDLPLEGISIAPRDADVQELIRTSAALVTDYSSVAWDAAFLRRPVFFFRFDDAVLTGARTPFVDAATELPGPIAHRAADLAAEVATSAESGFAMNDLYARRAAKYLELPTSGYGERNYEMVRTADGLSTRLLRLRNQRWVRDAFKRFRAGPHYYRAMSLMFRFGSLLPRRDIAVFESDRGNAYGGSPRALFERLHERGTSLDLWYVNNSTLRVPPGTHKVFRLTPRYFWTLSRAKYWVFNQNVHDLCQRPRGTHYLQTWHGTPLKRMQNDVPVMYGRADDYHAKAQELVDRWSSLVSPSPYATEAFRSAFGFTGPIIESGYPGNDVFHTVKGAQRARETRLRLGLAEDRTVVLYAPTFRDDGRAAGAKGAWAHDMALDLGRFAERLGKNVTLLVRLHPLVKFAWPKDLDASIVNVSKYPDTQDLLLVADALITDYSSIMFDYAQRGRPIISYVYDLEHYRDDLRGFYVDLEEIAPGPVLRTSDEVIDAVASLPELETRYADRLAAFRERFGGLEDGHAADRVIDEVFSESERGAIPD; encoded by the coding sequence ATGCCTGACGTGGGTCGAGTGCGTCGCCGCGTCGTGGCGATGGTCCCCGAGCGCGCGAAGGACCGCCTGCGCCGAGCTCTCGGTCGCGGTCCGGCGCCCCGCCCCCACGCGCGTCTCGCGATCCGGCACGATGCCGGCCTGATCCACTACTCCGGCGAGTTCCGCGACCCGGTGCGCGTCGTCGCCCTCGTGGTGCGGCCGGCCAGCCGCCTCGACCAGGTGGCGGTGCGGCTCGAGCAGCCGGCCTCCGCCCGCTTCGAGTTCACGCTCGACCCCGTGCAGCTGTGGGAGCTCGGCGGTCGCGCCGCCGGCCGCTTCGACCTCTTCGTCGAGGTCGAGGGCAGCGGCACGAAGCGCTCCGAGCTCCGCCTGGGCCGCTTCGACCACACCGACACGGCCGCCGCGCTCGACCGCATCGAGCTCGAGGGCGCCGCCTCGCCGTTCGGCGAGCAGGTGCACGCCTGGACGCACGTCACCGACCAGGGCAACGTCTCGGTGCGGTATGCCGCCGAGCCGATCCGCCGCTTCGAGGTGGAGGGCACGCGCCTCGACGTCGGCCCGAGGGGCATCGCCACCGAGCTGCTGCTCAAGACCTTCTCGCGACCCGCCAGCGACATCCGGCTGTCGCTGCAGTGGCGCTTCTCCGGCAGCACGCAGGAGATCCCCGTGCAGATCGTGGAGCGCGACGCCACCGCGACGCACGGCCTGTACGAGTACGCGATCAGCTTCGACCTCATGCCCGACGCCGTCTCCGACGACGAGCGCGAGGGCATCATCGACCCGCACCTGATCATGGACCTGAGCGGCTTCGACCTGCCGGTGCGCGTGCCGTTCGCGGAGAAGAGCTTCCGCCACTTCCGGCTGCGCGACCTGCCGGTGCCCACCACCGGCGGCGGCCACGTCGACCAGTGGGTGCCCTACCTGACCTTCCGCGCCAAGCGCCTCGCCTTCTGGTCGGAGCGGTTCACCGTCGACAACCACCGCTACCTGCGCCGGGTCTCGCGGTGGGCGTGGCTGATGACGCCGCTGCGACCGTTCTCGGGCATCTGGCTCGTCGGTGAGGTGCCCTACAAGGCGCAGGACAACGGCTTCGCGCTCTTCCGCTGGATCCGCCGGAATCACCCCGAGCGCCGCGCGTACTACGTGATCGACGCGGACTCGCCCGACCGCGACAAGGTGGAGCCGTTCGGCCAGGTCGTCACCGCCCGCTCGCGCGAGCACATCCGGTACACCGCGCTGGCCTCGCGCTTCGTGGGCAGCCACCACGCCGAGTACCTGCACGCCTCGCGCTCGCCGCGGCTGGCCCGCCACGCGCGCGGTTTGCGCGTGTTCCTCCAGCACGGCGTCACCGGCATGAAGAACGTGCGCCTCAACTACGGCCGCCTGCACATGCAGGAGATGCCGCCGGACCGCGTCGTGGTGAACTCCGCGGCCGAGCGCCAGATCTTCATCGAGGACCTCGACTTCTTCCCGTCGCAGGTCGCCGTCACCGGCTTCGCCCGCTACGACTCGCTCTTCGAGGGCGAGCCGCAGGTGCAGCGCCGCCTGCTGGTGATGCCCACGTGGCGCGACTGGCTGACCAGCCGCGAGAGCGTGCTGACCAGCACCTACCTGGCCAACTGGCTGGAGTTCCTGAACGATCCGCGGATCCAGGGTCTGCAGCAGCAGGGCGTCGAGATCCTCATGGTGATGCACCCGAACCTGCGGGCGCTGGTGGACGACCTGCCGCTCGAGGGCATCTCGATCGCGCCGCGCGACGCCGACGTGCAGGAGCTCATCCGCACGAGCGCCGCGCTCGTCACCGACTACTCGAGCGTGGCGTGGGACGCCGCGTTCCTGCGCCGTCCGGTGTTCTTCTTCCGCTTCGACGACGCCGTGCTGACCGGCGCCCGCACGCCCTTCGTGGACGCAGCCACCGAGCTGCCCGGCCCGATCGCGCACCGTGCCGCCGACCTCGCGGCCGAGGTGGCGACGTCCGCCGAGTCCGGGTTCGCGATGAACGACCTGTACGCCCGCCGGGCGGCGAAGTACCTCGAGCTGCCGACCTCGGGCTACGGCGAGCGCAACTACGAGATGGTCCGCACGGCCGACGGCCTGTCCACGCGGCTGCTGCGGCTGCGCAACCAGCGCTGGGTGCGCGACGCCTTCAAGCGCTTCCGCGCCGGGCCTCACTACTACCGCGCGATGTCGCTGATGTTCCGGTTCGGCAGCCTGCTGCCGCGGCGCGACATCGCGGTGTTCGAGAGCGACCGCGGCAACGCCTACGGCGGCAGCCCGCGCGCCCTGTTCGAGCGGTTGCACGAGCGCGGCACGTCGCTCGACCTCTGGTACGTCAACAACTCCACGCTGCGGGTGCCGCCGGGCACGCACAAGGTGTTCCGGCTGACGCCGCGCTACTTCTGGACCCTCTCGCGGGCGAAGTACTGGGTGTTCAACCAGAACGTGCACGACCTCTGCCAGCGGCCGCGTGGCACCCACTACCTGCAGACGTGGCACGGCACCCCGCTCAAGCGGATGCAGAACGACGTGCCGGTCATGTACGGCCGGGCCGACGACTATCACGCGAAGGCGCAGGAGCTGGTGGACCGCTGGTCCAGCCTCGTCTCGCCGAGCCCCTACGCGACCGAGGCGTTCCGCAGCGCCTTCGGCTTCACCGGGCCGATCATCGAGTCGGGCTACCCGGGCAACGACGTGTTCCACACCGTGAAGGGCGCGCAACGGGCGCGGGAGACGCGACTGCGGCTGGGTCTGGCCGAGGACCGCACGGTGGTGCTCTACGCGCCGACGTTCCGCGACGACGGTCGCGCCGCGGGCGCGAAGGGCGCGTGGGCGCACGACATGGCGCTCGACCTGGGTCGCTTCGCGGAGCGGCTGGGCAAGAACGTCACGCTGCTGGTGCGCCTGCACCCGCTGGTGAAGTTCGCCTGGCCGAAGGACCTCGACGCGAGCATCGTCAACGTCTCGAAGTACCCGGACACGCAGGACCTGCTGCTGGTGGCCGACGCCCTGATCACGGACTACTCGTCGATCATGTTCGACTACGCCCAGCGCGGCCGGCCGATCATCTCCTACGTGTACGACCTCGAGCACTACCGCGACGACCTGCGCGGCTTCTACGTCGATCTCGAGGAGATCGCGCCCGGCCCGGTGCTGCGCACGAGCGACGAGGTCATCGACGCCGTGGCGAGCCTGCCCGAGCTGGAGACGCGCTACGCCGACCGCCTGGCGGCGTTCCGCGAGCGCTTCGGCGGCCTGGAGGACGGGCACGCCGCGGACCGCGTCATCGACGAGGTCTTCAGCGAGTCCGAGCGCGGCGCGATCCCCGACTGA
- a CDS encoding D-glucuronyl C5-epimerase family protein codes for MRAVTLALGAFLTAGYAPTVERTTRRGVAGVRDDLFTIAPGLDPDRVLTVGPHPGWEPRPGLELDAQLPVPWPESYLTTYHQHFAPWPFQVNASLLASHVRRHPESRDLVRPIAEALYDRLLEHTEQVGDARFVVYRFARRYEGVRVRAPWTSGLGNGAAISGLVALDHAFHDPRYLLTARELAAAYRVRGPSTEHLWFSLVADEGYLWFEEQPLDDPVQPVILNGHVTALTGLYYLWDRGGRDPEVHELLSAGLTAAAHYTPRFRVPGAANRYQLREPGHADYGPARTVRQQQVMYAMTGDRRFLRMRDLFAADMGIDPEAYPTPLA; via the coding sequence ATGCGCGCGGTGACGCTCGCCCTCGGCGCATTCCTGACCGCGGGCTACGCGCCCACCGTCGAGCGCACGACACGCCGCGGGGTCGCCGGCGTCCGCGACGACCTCTTCACGATCGCGCCCGGTCTCGACCCCGACCGGGTCCTCACGGTGGGTCCGCACCCGGGCTGGGAGCCCCGGCCGGGCCTCGAGCTCGACGCGCAGCTGCCCGTCCCGTGGCCCGAGTCCTACCTGACGACGTACCACCAGCACTTCGCCCCGTGGCCGTTCCAGGTCAACGCCTCCCTGCTCGCCTCTCACGTCCGCCGGCACCCCGAGAGCCGCGACCTCGTGCGGCCGATCGCGGAGGCCCTGTACGACCGGCTGCTGGAGCACACCGAGCAGGTCGGCGACGCACGCTTCGTCGTCTACCGGTTCGCCCGTCGGTACGAGGGCGTGCGGGTCAGGGCGCCGTGGACCTCCGGCCTCGGCAACGGCGCCGCGATCTCCGGTCTCGTCGCGCTCGACCACGCCTTCCACGACCCCCGCTACCTGCTCACGGCGCGTGAGCTGGCCGCCGCCTACCGCGTCCGCGGACCGTCGACCGAGCACCTGTGGTTCAGCCTCGTGGCCGACGAGGGCTACCTCTGGTTCGAGGAGCAGCCGCTCGACGATCCGGTCCAGCCGGTGATCCTCAACGGGCACGTCACCGCGCTGACCGGGCTGTACTACCTGTGGGACCGCGGCGGCCGCGATCCCGAGGTGCACGAGCTGCTCTCGGCGGGCCTGACCGCCGCCGCGCACTACACGCCGCGCTTCCGGGTGCCCGGCGCGGCGAACCGCTACCAGCTGCGCGAGCCCGGGCACGCCGACTACGGACCCGCTCGCACGGTGCGCCAGCAGCAGGTCATGTACGCGATGACCGGCGACCGTCGGTTCCTCCGGATGCGCGACCTGTTCGCCGCCGACATGGGCATCGATCCCGAGGCGTATCCCACGCCGCTTGCCTAG
- the pdxH gene encoding pyridoxamine 5'-phosphate oxidase, with the protein MSDELARMRTEYARVGLDEGTAGDDPVALAQTWISEAVAAGVHEPNAMALATATAAGEPSVRIVLLKGFDASGAVFFTNYDSRKGRELAENPRAAAVLLWHALHRQLRIEGAVTRLEAHESDAYFAARPEGARISAAASPQSQVVEGRDELDRRWHEAERGGAADHRPEGWGGYRIAPEVLEFWHGRENRLHDRIRFTRDGDAWARDRLAP; encoded by the coding sequence ATGAGCGACGAGCTGGCGCGGATGCGAACCGAGTACGCGCGGGTGGGGCTGGACGAGGGCACGGCGGGCGACGACCCGGTCGCGCTGGCGCAGACGTGGATCTCCGAGGCCGTGGCCGCGGGCGTGCACGAGCCGAACGCGATGGCCCTGGCCACCGCCACGGCGGCGGGCGAGCCTTCGGTGCGGATCGTGCTGCTCAAGGGCTTCGACGCGTCGGGCGCGGTGTTCTTCACGAACTACGACTCGCGCAAGGGCCGCGAGCTGGCCGAGAACCCGCGGGCCGCGGCCGTGCTGCTGTGGCACGCGCTGCACCGCCAGCTGCGGATCGAGGGCGCCGTGACCCGGCTCGAGGCGCACGAGTCCGACGCGTACTTCGCCGCCCGACCCGAGGGCGCGCGGATCAGCGCCGCGGCGTCGCCGCAGTCGCAGGTCGTCGAGGGGCGTGACGAGCTGGACCGCCGCTGGCACGAGGCCGAGCGCGGGGGAGCCGCCGACCACCGGCCCGAGGGCTGGGGCGGCTACCGGATCGCGCCGGAGGTCCTCGAGTTCTGGCACGGCCGCGAGAACCGTCTCCACGACCGCATCCGCTTCACGCGCGACGGCGACGCCTGGGCGCGCGACCGCCTGGCGCCCTGA
- a CDS encoding HNH endonuclease signature motif containing protein, with amino-acid sequence MDVVGGLRSGQRFLADARSRDLSALSSEQLAAEVAAVQALRREADALHLALVAAADRSDAHRATDAASLTALVATESGVTRRDAAKEIRLAHRIEAAPRVREALAEPGMSTTKAAIVTDALDTLPTGLTVEQRDLVEADMVAAARVMTADQLRRKARRAIEVVDVERADRIENDQLTRDEAAQRQQREFWIGRPDETTGLVPFGGRTDAVTADMLRAVVESKTSPRATTDENARLRPQEKAGEAFAEIVRHLPRDGYGNHGGVAATLVVTVDEQTLRGQTDRAGVTEHGTPVSAGQLRKLACNAGILPVVMNGPSQVLDEGRAKRHHTAAQRIALAQRDQGCAFPDCDRPPGWTEAHHVIPWSHGGPTDLTSGVLLCSHHHHRVHDAHIAIRFGDDGLPEFRLRDQWRRKHRYRPLAA; translated from the coding sequence GTGGACGTCGTCGGTGGGCTCAGGTCGGGGCAGCGGTTCCTGGCCGACGCGCGCTCGCGCGACCTGTCCGCCTTGTCGTCCGAGCAGCTCGCTGCTGAGGTGGCGGCGGTGCAGGCGCTGCGTCGCGAGGCTGACGCACTGCACCTCGCGCTGGTGGCCGCAGCCGACCGGAGCGACGCCCACCGCGCGACCGATGCCGCGAGCCTGACCGCGCTGGTCGCCACGGAGTCCGGGGTGACGCGGCGCGACGCCGCGAAGGAGATCCGCCTGGCGCACCGGATCGAGGCCGCCCCGCGGGTGAGGGAGGCGCTGGCCGAGCCGGGCATGTCCACCACCAAGGCCGCGATCGTGACCGACGCGCTCGACACCCTCCCGACGGGCCTGACGGTCGAGCAGCGTGACCTCGTCGAGGCGGACATGGTCGCGGCGGCGCGGGTGATGACAGCCGACCAGCTGCGTCGCAAGGCGCGTCGCGCGATCGAAGTGGTCGACGTCGAACGGGCCGACCGGATCGAGAACGACCAGCTCACCCGCGACGAGGCCGCCCAGCGACAGCAGCGCGAGTTCTGGATCGGCCGTCCCGACGAGACCACCGGGCTCGTTCCGTTCGGCGGCAGGACCGACGCCGTGACCGCGGACATGCTGCGCGCGGTCGTGGAGTCGAAGACCTCCCCGCGCGCCACCACGGATGAGAACGCACGCTTGCGGCCGCAGGAGAAGGCGGGCGAGGCATTCGCCGAGATCGTCCGTCACCTTCCGCGTGATGGGTACGGCAACCACGGCGGCGTCGCCGCGACCCTCGTGGTCACCGTCGACGAGCAGACCCTCCGAGGCCAGACCGACCGCGCCGGCGTCACCGAGCACGGCACGCCGGTCTCGGCGGGACAGCTCAGGAAGCTGGCCTGCAACGCCGGCATCCTCCCCGTCGTGATGAACGGCCCGTCCCAGGTCCTCGACGAAGGCCGCGCCAAACGCCACCACACCGCCGCCCAACGCATCGCCCTCGCCCAACGCGACCAAGGGTGCGCGTTCCCCGACTGCGACCGACCACCCGGATGGACCGAAGCACACCACGTCATCCCGTGGAGCCACGGCGGACCCACCGACCTCACATCAGGGGTCCTGCTCTGCAGTCACCACCACCACCGCGTCCACGACGCCCACATCGCCATCCGCTTCGGAGACGACGGCCTGCCCGAGTTCCGCCTCCGCGACCAATGGCGCCGCAAGCACCGCTACCGACCGCTGGCGGCCTGA